Within the Catalinimonas niigatensis genome, the region CCATAGTTTTGATGACGCCTTCTACATCTTCGCGGGTGATTACCTGCTTGTAGTTGCTTAGCTTAGAAAGAAAAATCTCTGCGATTCTGCTTTCTATATCATCAGTGATTTCTTTGCTATCCTCATATGTAGAAAAATAGCGGCCTATGGATTCCAGATAATTCTTTAACAGCTCATAGCCGTCTTCCTCCACATGAAAGATGATACCACTGATATTGATACTGATATTCTTTTTCATGTCAGACTTCTTTTACAGTTTCTTTTGGTGTGTATTGGAAATAATATGGTTCGTTGATGCCATCAACTCCTGCCAGGTGTCTCCCAGCTCTACCAGAAATTCGCGCCCAGTCTCAGTTAGTTTATAATATTTGCGGGGCGGCCCTGAAGTAGACTCTACCCAGTGATAATCAACCAGTTCCGCTTTTCTTAATCTTGTCAGCAGAGGGTATAATGTCCCTTCCACCACCATGATTCTGGCTGAAGTGAGTTCTTCCAGCATGTCTGATGCATAAACCTCTCCCCGGGAGATAATGTGTAGGATGCAGTATTCCAGAATACCTTTCCTCATCTGCACCTGTGTGTTCTCAATTTTCATGTTTTCAATTGATTTTCTGCGCTCACATATTGCCTATCCTGGTCTGCAGAACCAGGATAGGATTATGCATTTGGGTTAACATTGTAATCACATACAAATGTATCGTATAGTACTATGTTATACAAGGTATCTTGCGGTTTTGTTGCATATTCTACTAAATATTTATGTTAGAATAAAAAGAGTTTGAAGTAAAGTACTGAGTATGACGTACTTAAACCTTAAAAATAAACGAAGAAAATTTTTGGTAACTATAGGGTAATTAAAGTAAGGAGCATGAAATGATAGATCAAACCATGCAAGCTACGATGGATCAGAGAGAATAGAAGTAAGAACAAAATTAGCGTAGCAGCAATTCGGCATGTCGCTCTTTTACCTGAGCCAACATATCATCATCCAGCAAAGCCTGGTGTAAAGTTCTGGCTTGGGTAAGCTGCTCGATGGTCAGCCCGTCTACACCACGTAAATCAGCTTTATACAGGTTTGCATTTTTGAAATTTGCTCCTACCACATAGGCACCTCTTAGGTCAGCTTCCATCATAAAAGCATTTTCAAAATCAGATTTAATCAAAAAAGCTGACTGTAGGTTGGCTTTGATTAAGTACGTGTCTTTAAAGCTTGCACCACTGGCATAAGCTTTATGTATGTGTGCCTGATTGAGATTTGAGCCTTCAAAATTGGTTTGATTGAGCCTGGCTCCTTCCAGATTACACTGTACCAGATTGGCATAGGTGGCATTTGCATTATTCAAATTAGCATCTTTCAATACTACATGACTCAGGTTAGTGCGGGTAAGATAACAATCTACCAGATTAATACTGTAGATCTTATGTCGGTTAAGCCTCTTGACATTACCTGCCGTACGAAAAGCCGCTTCTTCCGACTGCCACGTACGAAAATCTTCAATTTCATCCCGGTAAGTACGAATTGCCTGTCTTCTTTGTCCCCGCTCGTTGAGCCAGTAGATCAGAATACCGATGACAGCAATATCAAACAACATGCCGTGGGCTTCGGCTAATACCTGCCCCCAAAACTCGTAAAAATCATATCGGTAATATTCATAGCTTAAGGATAGTACTAAAACCGAAAGACATAAGAGTACAAAAAATGAAATAGTGACAGGCCGCTCTATAATGGATTTAAAGCGTTCAGTAAAGTACTTATATCTTCCTGTATATTTCATAGCTGATTTTCTGCCTATTACCCTGCAATTTAATATGCAGTGTGATGAAATCAGTTTTGAAATAGCAGCAAATATCACATGCTACAAAGTATTTGCGTTTAAAGATCTGATTTTGGCAACAAGTGTCTGGTTGATTTTCTCGTAAGACTCATAAGTCCATCCGCCTACATGAGGCGTAAAAATAACATTGTCGTGTTGGATCAGCAGGTCAAAATAATGCTGCTGCTCAGGGGTAAATTGCTTGATCTTTTCATTTTCCAACACATCCAATGCTGCCCCCTTGAGTTTACCGCTCTCCAGGGCTTCTACCAGCGTTTTGAAACTGATGTTCTTTCCCCGGGCAGTATTGAGTAAATAGATATTTTTCCTGAACTTTTGGAGATAGGCATGATCCAACATAAAGCGAGTTTCTTCTGTCAATGGTACATGTAGACTCAGGATATCTGCTTTCTGATAGATTTCCTCCATACTGGCTTCTTGGGCAAAAGCATCTCCATAATGGGTTTTGTACTTATCATAAGCCAGCACTTCTACGCCAAATCCCTGTAGTCGCCTGGCAAAAGCCTGTCCCATAAAACCATAGCCAATGATACCTACAGTTTTGCCTATCAACTCTACACCACGGTTCCCCTCCCGATCCCAGTTACCCTGGCGGATTTGGCAGTCGGCGAGATGAACTTTATTGAACAGGCCGAGTAAAATGGCGATGGCATGCTCTGCCAGTGCATCCCGATTTCCTTCCGGTGCATTGACAATTCTGATATTTCTTGCTTCTAGTGCTTCTACATCCAGCTGATCCAAACCAGCTCCGGCACGGCCTATCCACTCCAGTTTCGCTGCTCTATCTATGATTTTTTTATCAATGTTTGTCTTACTTCTGACGATCAGTCCTTGATACTGATGAATGCTCTTCAGTATTTCTTCTCGCTTGATTTCAGGACGATACTCCACTTGCCAGCCGATCTGTTGGAGTAGAGGGATAATACTTTCGTGCATTAAATCTATGATCAGGCAGGTTTTCATTTTGTTTAAAAGTTGAAGGTTAGAAGTAATAGGTTCTTGGTGTTATAGTGCGATGGTATTGTAATTGAAGGTCTGAGCATCTCACCATTGGCATTTTTAGAAACCATAGAGCATGTGTGCGACGGAGAAGTAGACAGCGAGGCCCAGCAAGTCGTTGGCAGTAGTGATAAAGGGGCCGGAGGCAAGGGCCGGATTCACGCCCAGTTTGTCCAGAATCAGCGGCGTAATGGTTCCCATCAACGAAGCCAGCAGCACTACGCTAAAGAGTGCAATAGCTACTACCAGGGCCAGTGTTATATTTTCGCCAAACAGCAGGTTAAAAGAAAATACCAGAGCTGCCAGTGCCAAACCATTGACTAAGGCTACCAGTAGTACTTTTCCTAACCTCTTGGCAATGCTGTCACTGAAAACAGAGGCATTGGCCAGGCTTTGTACCACCAATGTAGAAGATTGTATGCCTACATTTCCTCCGGTAGCGGTAATCAACGGAATAAAGAAAGCCATGGCAGGAACCAAAGCAATATCATTCTCAAAGATGCCAATAAATTGTGCGCCCAGTAATCCTCCTACCATACCAATCACCAGCCAGGGAAGTCTGGCACGAGTAAGTAGCCATACGCTTCCGCTGCGTTCTTCCACATCTTCAGAAATACCAGACATCATCTGACGTTCCTGCTCAGCCATTTCAGTGATAACGTCTATCACATCATCAATGGTGATACGACCTACCAAACGATGCAGTGCATCCACTACCGGGACGGCCTCCAGATCATAGCGCCGCATGATGTCGGCAATCTCCTCTTCCTCCTGATGTGTCTCCACTGAAACGACCTCTTCGTCATAAATGTCGGCCACTTTGGTATCATCATTGGAGAGCACAATCCGCTTGAGTGATACTTTACCGATAAGATGATTTTGTGCGTCCACCACATAAACAGAGTAAAGTTTTTCCACATTTTCAGCCTGTCGTCTGATCTCTTCAATACACTGCCTTACATTCCAGTCAAAGCTTACTTTGATCAACTCCTTAGCCATCAGTCCCCCGGCACGATCTTCTTCGTAGCGAATCAGGTCCTTGACGTGGCGTGCTTTTTCGGCATTCCTCATTTTGTCAATGACCTCCTCGCGGGTCTGTATGGGAAGACGATTCAGTATATCAGCCCCATCATCAGAATCCAGATAATCTATAAAATGGGCAATCTCTTCGGAAGAGAAATTCCTTAGAAAAGCAGACTGCTGTTCATCTTCAATTTCTACGATAATGTCAGCAGCGGTCTCTTCATCCAGCAGTTTAATCACATACTTGGATTCTTCGGTATTGAGCTCATACAGCACCATGAGGATATCTGGAGGATTGGCATCTTTCATGCTCTCCCCGATCGCTTCCGCTTCATCCTGCCGGATGGCGTTGCGTAACCACTCCAGATACTCCTGTGATACCTCAAACTGCATTATGGCTCCTGCTTCCAAGAATCTTCTATGTTTTGTGTGAGTGCTACAAAATCGCTGACAGATAACTGTTCTGCCCGTTTATCTAAAACATTGAGCTGCCTGATTGTTTCGGGCAAATTTAGAGGTTTCAGGGCATTGCGCAATGTCTTGCGACGCGTTTGAAAACTTTGTTTCACCACCTTTCGGAAGAGTTGTTCATCGCATGCAAGCTGCTGAGTATCATTACGCTTCAGCCGTATCACCCCGGAACGAACCTTGGGTGGTGGATGAAAAACATTGGGTTCTACTGTGAATAGGTATTCAATGTCATAATAAGCCTGCAGCAGCACACTCAATATACCGTAAGCTTTGCTGCCGGGAGGAGATTTGAGACGGTCGGCCACTTCTTTTTGCAGCATACAGACGATCTCCGGCACCTCATTTTTGATATCCAGTATTTTGAAGAAAATCTGCGATGAAATGTTATAGGGAAAGTTGCCAATCACCGCAAAAGGCGCTCCCATCAGGTCCATCAGGTCCGTTTTGAGAAAGTCGCGAAAGAATATTCTCGGCTTCAGATCGGGATAATGTGCCTGCAGGTAACTCACCGCTTCTGTATCCACTTCAATAAGCGAAGTAGCAAAGCGATCATCCTGCACCAGAAATTGTGTCAGCACACCCGTACCAGGACCTACTTCCAGCACCTGCCGGTATCCTTGATGTAAAGTCAGGCTTTGCACAATCTTGAATGCAATGTTCTTATCCTTCAAAAAATGTTGTCCCAGGTGTTTTTTGGGTCTGACCACGTGTTTCCTCCTCAGGTTTAGGTGTAATATAGCTTGCCGTAGAAAGATGGGGAATAATCCTCTTTATTAAAAAAGCATTGCTAAATTGCGGCGTAAAAATAAGAGATTTTTATGTCAGTAAAGCTAAAACAAGCCAAAGCACCTAAAAACGAGCAGCCTTTGGCAGTCCTGCTGAAGGAGGTAAAAGATGCAGCGGCCTATTGTAGGAATGAGTCCGAACAACATTTTGTAGAGAAGAAGATCAAAGAGAAAGCAGGGCTTATTGCCGTCAATCAGTATGAGCGCATGTTGTTCTTTGTTGCTCCTCCTGAAGACAAAGAAGGGTATTGGCTGAGGGAATTCTACCGCAAAAAAGGCTTTGAGCTGGCACAAATCATCCGCAGTGAAAAACTGGAAAGTTTACAGCTCTGTACTACCAGCGAGGAGGCTCAGCCTCTGCTGGATATGAGCGAAGGTTTACTGCTCGCTTCTTATAGCTTCGATAAATACAAGTCTGATAAAAAGGCACAGCAAAGTGTATTCAAAGCTTTGGTAATTGCCCATGAGCATCTGAAAAAGAAGGCCGTAGAAGAGCTGGAGAATCTGGTTGAAGGTACTTTTTATGCCCGAGATCTGGTCAATGAACCGGCTGTTTCGCTCAACGCAGAACAGCTAGGCAAATCCCTGAAGAAGCTGGGAAAAGAAGCAGATTTTAAGGTAGATGTACTGGGAAAAGATAAAATCAAAGCCCTTAAAATGGGGGGCTTGCTGGCTGTCAATACCGGAAGTATTGATCCACCCACTTTTAATGTGCTGGAATACAAACCTGACAATGCGGTCAACAAACAGCCTTATGTGCTGGTAGGTAAAGGCGTGACCTATGATACCGGCGGACTCAGCCTGAAGCCTTCGGACTCCATGGTAGGGATGAAAGCTGACATGGGTGGTGCCGCTGCCGTAGCCGGGGCTTTCCTGGCTGTGGTTAAAAATAAGCTACCTATCTACTTAGTCGGCCTGATTCCCTCTACCGACAACCGGCCCGGAGGCAATGCCATTACCCCCGGCGATGTAATTACCATTTCCGATGGCTCCACCGTTGAAGTGCTCAATACCGATGCGGAAGGTCGTCTGATCCTGGCTGATGCGCTGGTGTATGCCAAAAAATACAAACCCGAACTGGTCATTGACCTGGCGACTCTCACCGGAGCAGCAGTAGCAGCCATTGGCAAAGAGGGCTGCGTCATGATGGGCACAGCTTCTGAAGAAAGTAGGAAGCAACTGAAAGAGGCAGGAAACGAAACTTATGAACGTCTTGTTGAATTTCCTTTATGGGAAGAATATCGGGATTATCTGAAATCAGATATTGCAGACCTCAAAAACATAGGAGGACGTACGGCAGGAGCCATTACCGCAGGCATGTTCCTGAAGCATTTTACCGATTATCCCTGGATACATCTGGATATTGCTGGCACTGCCTATTTGGACACTCCTGACTATTACAAAGGGAAAAATGGCACCGGTGCTGGTGTGCGCCTACTTTATCAGTTTCTTAAAACTTTGGTGAAGAAATAAACATGGAAAACATAGATCTAGCAGTCAATAAAGGTATTAAGCCCAGAAGAAAAAGGAAAGGCGAACTGCCTGTAATTGGCATCAGTTTAGGTGATTTTAATGGCATCGGCCCTGAAGTCACCATCAAAGCTTTGGCAGACAAGCGCATCCTGAACATGATGACTCCTGTCATTTTTGGTTCTCCCAAGGTAGTCTCATTCTACAGAAAAAGTCTGAATCTGGATGATAGCTTTAACTTCATGACCATCAAGTCTCTGGAAGAAATTGCTTACGGAAAGGTCAATGTGATCAACTGCTGGAAACAGGTGCTGGCTGAGCCGGGTAAAATTACGCCTGACGCAGGTGAAGCTGCCTGGCTGGCCCTGAAAAGTGCTACCGAAGCCCTGAAAGAAGATCAGATTGACGCTATCGTCACCGCCCCTATCAACAAGCATAACATACAAAGTGAGGCGTTCAAGTTTGCCGGACATACTGAGTATTTTGCCACTACCTTTGAGGTCAAAGAAATGCTGATGATGATGGTGCACGATCAACTCCGGGTGGGTGTCGCCACCGGACATATTCCTTTGAGTGAAGTCAGCAACAATCTGACCCGCGACCTGATTCGCCGTAAACTGAAGGTGATGGAAGAATCTCTAAAGCTGGATTTTGGCATTCTTAAACCTAAAATTGCTGTGTTGGGCCTCAACCCCCATGCCGGTGAAGACGGGCTTCTGGGTTCCGAAGAGCAGGAAATTATCAAACCAGTGATTCAGGAACTAAAAGAGGAAGGTAAGCTCATCTTTGGCCCCTTCCCCGCCGATGGTTTCTTTGGGATCAATATGCAACGCAAATTTGACGGCATACTGGCCATGTACCACGACCAGGGGCTGGTCGCTTTTAAAACCCTTGCTTTTGAGCAGGGTGTCAATTTCACTGCTGGTCTTCCGGTAGTACGTACCTCACCCGATCACGGCACAGCTTATGACATTGCCGGCAAAGGCGAAGCCAGTGAAGTGTCCATGCGCGAAGCCTTGTACCTGGCCTGCGACGTACTCAAAGCTAGAAATGAAAGCGAACCGGAGGAGTAGAATCTGGCGATACATTTTTATTTACTCCACCACTTCTATCTTTTCAAAGCTGGTTTTTGGTGCTCCACAGACTGCACAATGATAATCCTTATCTAAACTGGAAAAGGGCGTACCAGCCGGAATCTGCTGCGTCTCGTCGCCGTAAGCTTCATCATACATGCTGAGGCAGTCTGTGCACTGGTAGATTACCTTTCTACTCTCTGCTGTCACCAGTTTGGTCTCATCTGGCATAAATGTTCTTCCGGTATTGAGCTGCTCGTAATATCGTTTGCTCAACTCAATCAGCAGGGAAGGAATGATATCTCTGCTGATGCCTTTGGCAAAGTAGTAGAATTCAAAGAGGTTTGGATTGAAGTCTTTGGCATACAGGATGTTGTAGAGATAAGGTTCATCTTCCTTTTCCGTATCTTTTCTTTCTATGACCACAGAAGTGAAAAGCACCACATGCTTCTGGGTTTTGATGGAAAAAGTAAGTCCATAGGTGCTGATGTCCTGCTGGTCCAGGGCACGTACCAGGTAATTTTTCAGGTCCAGCGCATCCTGGTCCGCTACCGGCAGGTGCCAGTTGAGTTCCAGAGAGGAATGTCGCATGTTGATACCGTACTTACCCAGTATCTTCTCCCACTCCAGCTTGTCTTTTTCTCTTACCCCCTTAAACAGAATAGATTTCCAGGGCGTAAGGCAGATGATTCCGATATCTGTCTTCAGGCACTGCTGACATAGCACTTCCAGAAACTTGGTGGTAAAGCGGTTATTCCGCCAGTAGAGGCCCATCCAGTACTTATCGCTTTCTCCCCGATTGATCCCTTCAAAATAGGGAAATACCATTTCCGGAGATTTCAGCGGCTGCCTGATGGCATGGGTATTAAAGTGCAATTCTGCTTTGAGCCTGTCGTAGAGGTCGGGAAAGGCAAGTTGATTCTCTACTGGCTTCAAACCTTCTATGGCCTTGGCTACTTTGGCCAGATCAAAACCGTAAATGAGTTCCGGACAGCACCAGGGTTTGGAGCCTAATACCGAATAGCGAATGTACAAGTACCAGTAATTGTCAATGGTGGAGGCCACAAAATTGATGTTCCCGGTAAACAGAGGAACCATGCCCTGCACCGGGTCCGTGATGTTGATTTTATGCGAAGGCTCGTAATCAAAGCTATCCAGCACATAATGGTAAATATGAGGAGCCAGCCAGGAGGTGGAAGGGACCACATCCAACGTCACATAAGAGCTCACAATATTTTCCCGCTCCTTGCTATCATGTTCATAAGCCAGAGGCAACTGGCTAAGGGTAGTGTTGACTTTCTCAGCGTTTCGCTCCTGCACAGGAAAAAGTATATCCTGACGAGCACCCAGATGTACATAATCCGAACCCAGTTCCTGAGCGACTTCAATCACTTTAGCAAAATCTCCCGGAGATATGATCCCGCCTTTTGCAAAAACTCTGACCAGCATCTTTCTTGTTTTAATGAAAAAGCAATATCCATGACAAACTAAAAATACACAAACATATGAGTGTAAGAGCATGATTAATCATGTTCTTACACTTTAATCATCAAATGCTCATCTATCAAAGCTTTGAGCTCGGGCTTACAACTACCACAACCCAAGCCAGCCCCCGTCGCCTGACACAAAGTTCCCAGTTGATGCGCTCCTCCGGTAATGGCTTCTTCCAGATTGCCTTTGCCTACATTGCCGCAAGAGCAAACCAGCTTACCTTTCACTACTTTGGATGGTCCGCCGCTTCTAAG harbors:
- a CDS encoding pentapeptide repeat-containing protein translates to MKYTGRYKYFTERFKSIIERPVTISFFVLLCLSVLVLSLSYEYYRYDFYEFWGQVLAEAHGMLFDIAVIGILIYWLNERGQRRQAIRTYRDEIEDFRTWQSEEAAFRTAGNVKRLNRHKIYSINLVDCYLTRTNLSHVVLKDANLNNANATYANLVQCNLEGARLNQTNFEGSNLNQAHIHKAYASGASFKDTYLIKANLQSAFLIKSDFENAFMMEADLRGAYVVGANFKNANLYKADLRGVDGLTIEQLTQARTLHQALLDDDMLAQVKERHAELLLR
- a CDS encoding rubredoxin, translating into MLVRVFAKGGIISPGDFAKVIEVAQELGSDYVHLGARQDILFPVQERNAEKVNTTLSQLPLAYEHDSKERENIVSSYVTLDVVPSTSWLAPHIYHYVLDSFDYEPSHKINITDPVQGMVPLFTGNINFVASTIDNYWYLYIRYSVLGSKPWCCPELIYGFDLAKVAKAIEGLKPVENQLAFPDLYDRLKAELHFNTHAIRQPLKSPEMVFPYFEGINRGESDKYWMGLYWRNNRFTTKFLEVLCQQCLKTDIGIICLTPWKSILFKGVREKDKLEWEKILGKYGINMRHSSLELNWHLPVADQDALDLKNYLVRALDQQDISTYGLTFSIKTQKHVVLFTSVVIERKDTEKEDEPYLYNILYAKDFNPNLFEFYYFAKGISRDIIPSLLIELSKRYYEQLNTGRTFMPDETKLVTAESRKVIYQCTDCLSMYDEAYGDETQQIPAGTPFSSLDKDYHCAVCGAPKTSFEKIEVVE
- the pdxA gene encoding 4-hydroxythreonine-4-phosphate dehydrogenase PdxA, whose product is MENIDLAVNKGIKPRRKRKGELPVIGISLGDFNGIGPEVTIKALADKRILNMMTPVIFGSPKVVSFYRKSLNLDDSFNFMTIKSLEEIAYGKVNVINCWKQVLAEPGKITPDAGEAAWLALKSATEALKEDQIDAIVTAPINKHNIQSEAFKFAGHTEYFATTFEVKEMLMMMVHDQLRVGVATGHIPLSEVSNNLTRDLIRRKLKVMEESLKLDFGILKPKIAVLGLNPHAGEDGLLGSEEQEIIKPVIQELKEEGKLIFGPFPADGFFGINMQRKFDGILAMYHDQGLVAFKTLAFEQGVNFTAGLPVVRTSPDHGTAYDIAGKGEASEVSMREALYLACDVLKARNESEPEE
- a CDS encoding PadR family transcriptional regulator encodes the protein MKIENTQVQMRKGILEYCILHIISRGEVYASDMLEELTSARIMVVEGTLYPLLTRLRKAELVDYHWVESTSGPPRKYYKLTETGREFLVELGDTWQELMASTNHIISNTHQKKL
- a CDS encoding NAD(P)-dependent oxidoreductase; its protein translation is MKTCLIIDLMHESIIPLLQQIGWQVEYRPEIKREEILKSIHQYQGLIVRSKTNIDKKIIDRAAKLEWIGRAGAGLDQLDVEALEARNIRIVNAPEGNRDALAEHAIAILLGLFNKVHLADCQIRQGNWDREGNRGVELIGKTVGIIGYGFMGQAFARRLQGFGVEVLAYDKYKTHYGDAFAQEASMEEIYQKADILSLHVPLTEETRFMLDHAYLQKFRKNIYLLNTARGKNISFKTLVEALESGKLKGAALDVLENEKIKQFTPEQQHYFDLLIQHDNVIFTPHVGGWTYESYEKINQTLVAKIRSLNANTL
- a CDS encoding leucyl aminopeptidase family protein → MSVKLKQAKAPKNEQPLAVLLKEVKDAAAYCRNESEQHFVEKKIKEKAGLIAVNQYERMLFFVAPPEDKEGYWLREFYRKKGFELAQIIRSEKLESLQLCTTSEEAQPLLDMSEGLLLASYSFDKYKSDKKAQQSVFKALVIAHEHLKKKAVEELENLVEGTFYARDLVNEPAVSLNAEQLGKSLKKLGKEADFKVDVLGKDKIKALKMGGLLAVNTGSIDPPTFNVLEYKPDNAVNKQPYVLVGKGVTYDTGGLSLKPSDSMVGMKADMGGAAAVAGAFLAVVKNKLPIYLVGLIPSTDNRPGGNAITPGDVITISDGSTVEVLNTDAEGRLILADALVYAKKYKPELVIDLATLTGAAVAAIGKEGCVMMGTASEESRKQLKEAGNETYERLVEFPLWEEYRDYLKSDIADLKNIGGRTAGAITAGMFLKHFTDYPWIHLDIAGTAYLDTPDYYKGKNGTGAGVRLLYQFLKTLVKK
- the mgtE gene encoding magnesium transporter, with translation MEAGAIMQFEVSQEYLEWLRNAIRQDEAEAIGESMKDANPPDILMVLYELNTEESKYVIKLLDEETAADIIVEIEDEQQSAFLRNFSSEEIAHFIDYLDSDDGADILNRLPIQTREEVIDKMRNAEKARHVKDLIRYEEDRAGGLMAKELIKVSFDWNVRQCIEEIRRQAENVEKLYSVYVVDAQNHLIGKVSLKRIVLSNDDTKVADIYDEEVVSVETHQEEEEIADIMRRYDLEAVPVVDALHRLVGRITIDDVIDVITEMAEQERQMMSGISEDVEERSGSVWLLTRARLPWLVIGMVGGLLGAQFIGIFENDIALVPAMAFFIPLITATGGNVGIQSSTLVVQSLANASVFSDSIAKRLGKVLLVALVNGLALAALVFSFNLLFGENITLALVVAIALFSVVLLASLMGTITPLILDKLGVNPALASGPFITTANDLLGLAVYFSVAHMLYGF
- the rsmA gene encoding 16S rRNA (adenine(1518)-N(6)/adenine(1519)-N(6))-dimethyltransferase RsmA; its protein translation is MVRPKKHLGQHFLKDKNIAFKIVQSLTLHQGYRQVLEVGPGTGVLTQFLVQDDRFATSLIEVDTEAVSYLQAHYPDLKPRIFFRDFLKTDLMDLMGAPFAVIGNFPYNISSQIFFKILDIKNEVPEIVCMLQKEVADRLKSPPGSKAYGILSVLLQAYYDIEYLFTVEPNVFHPPPKVRSGVIRLKRNDTQQLACDEQLFRKVVKQSFQTRRKTLRNALKPLNLPETIRQLNVLDKRAEQLSVSDFVALTQNIEDSWKQEP